The following coding sequences lie in one Epinephelus moara isolate mb chromosome 17, YSFRI_EMoa_1.0, whole genome shotgun sequence genomic window:
- the LOC126404346 gene encoding uncharacterized protein LOC126404346, which produces MENSDTDTASESGDAVDPVDPPELPEPLTAMYEPALRQQTPVDLREKCEEAYLNMKRHIHPDQCKRLEATTKQQAKSNDWYTHRACRITSTTFYSVCTGDYLSKSTLEKIMHYNDSNIEVPAVVWGREKEETARQCYIKEAKKKHQNIKVSLCGFVIRHDEPHLGTSPDGKVECECCGEGVVEIKCPYKYRKGLQDATVSEDFCLDQTFHLKKTRPYYHQVQLHMFVCNVQYCDFVVWTTRELVVNRIPRDEQLLQKALPKAKLCYISCILPELLIHSQDPTLQPPVFCKTCEKPKFGKMIECVICKHVFHYTCAQVKRRLQNWHCSLCK; this is translated from the coding sequence ATGGAGAACAGCGACACTGACACAGCATCGGAGTCTGGGGATGCTGTGGATCCTGTGGATCCTCCAGAGCTGCCAGAGCCACTCACTGCCATGTACGAGCCCGCACTCAGACAGCAGACACCAGTGGACTTAAGAGAGAAATGTGAGGAGGCCTATCTCAACATGAAAAGACACATCCACCCTGACCAGTGTAAGAGACTGGAAGCCACAACAAAACAGCAGGCAAAGTCCAACGACTGGTACACTCACAGGGCTTGCAGGATTACCAGCACAACATTTTATAGTGTATGTACAGGTGACTACTTATCCAAATCCACCCTGGAGAAAATCATGCACTATAATGACAGCAACATAGAGGTTCCAGCAGTTGTGTGgggaagagagaaggaggaaacaGCTAGGCAGTGCTACAtcaaagaggcaaaaaaaaaacatcaaaatataaagGTTAGCCTCTGTGGTTTTGTGATACGACATGATGAACCACACCTCGGCACATCTCCAGATGGTAAAGTAGAATGTGAGTGTTGTGGGGAAGGGGTTGTGGAAATTAAGTGTCCATATAAGTACAGGAAAGGCCTACAGGATGCCACTGTCAGTGAAGATTTCTGCCTTGACCAAACATTCCATCTAAAGAAGACACGTCCTTATTACCACCAGGTCCAACTCCATATGTTTGTCTGCAATGTCCAGTATTGTGATTTTGTTGTGTGGACAACTCGAGAGCTAGTTGTAAATCGCATCCCAAGAGACGAACAGCTCTTGCAGAAGGCTTTACCTAAGGCAAAACTATGTTATATATCTTGTATTCTGCCAGAACTTCTAATTCATAGCCAAGATCCTACCCTCCAACCACCAGTATTTTGCAAGACATGCGAGAAGCCAAAGTTTGGAAAAATGATTGAGTGTGTTATCTGCAAACACGTCTTCCATTATACTTGTGCACAGGTGAAGAGGAGGCTACAGAATTGGCACTGCAGCCTGTGTAAATGA